The proteins below come from a single Ptychodera flava strain L36383 chromosome 6, AS_Pfla_20210202, whole genome shotgun sequence genomic window:
- the LOC139134271 gene encoding uncharacterized protein, protein MKTLVVLLITLLIASKFVVIDMDARHGGGGGGGRGRGGGRGRGGGRGGGGGIIKTNLNQALKRPPPGRRRLDSPQ, encoded by the exons ATGAAGACGCTGGTTGTTTTACTCATTACTCTCCTGATTGCatccaaatttgttgtcatTGATATGGATGCTCGACATGGCGGTGGCGGGGGCGGTGGTCGTGGTCGTGGTGGAGGCAGAGGCAGAGGCGGAGGCAGAGGTGGAGGTGGAGGTATCATCAAAACGAATCTCAATCAA GCCCTGAAAAGACCACCCCCTGGACGGAGAAGATTAGATAGTCCACAGTGA